A portion of the Stigmatella aurantiaca DW4/3-1 genome contains these proteins:
- a CDS encoding NAD-binding protein — protein MRIVIAGGGRVGSVLSARLIAEQHTVTVIERDAAICTRLFDEVGVVTVCGDATDPHVLESAGIATADVAAGVLARDPENLAFAMLVRSMSGARLMVRMLDTRYREAYRLAGVKELVAEAEVVVAKMTTAIDFPQVEGSLPLADGQTLLFELAIPGRALVAGKTVAQVRAMEGFPKESLFIGVVDPEGHTAVPDGNTLLRAGHTVILVARRAQLAQVVDFLTAEPSLAASITPLTQALRKVDFLTPLSDEHLAGVARGAEFLQRPAGAEIFKRGDPGETFFVVLAGEVKLVGDGGQVMGMVGPGGFFGELALLTGEPRMATALASSACELAAVGREDFRGMVMANPSVALEMSRILGQRLSRAQVGTPTAKRKGIFGR, from the coding sequence ATGAGGATCGTCATCGCGGGAGGAGGCAGGGTGGGCTCGGTCCTGTCGGCGCGATTGATCGCCGAGCAGCACACCGTGACCGTCATCGAGCGGGATGCCGCCATCTGCACCCGGCTCTTCGATGAGGTGGGGGTGGTGACGGTCTGCGGCGATGCCACCGACCCGCACGTGCTGGAGTCCGCGGGCATCGCCACGGCGGACGTGGCCGCCGGGGTGCTGGCAAGGGATCCGGAGAACCTGGCCTTCGCCATGCTGGTGCGCAGCATGTCCGGGGCGCGGCTCATGGTGCGCATGCTGGACACCCGCTACCGCGAGGCCTACCGGCTCGCCGGGGTGAAGGAGCTGGTGGCGGAGGCGGAGGTGGTGGTGGCGAAGATGACCACGGCCATCGACTTCCCGCAGGTGGAGGGCTCGCTGCCGCTGGCCGATGGGCAGACGCTCCTGTTCGAGCTGGCCATCCCCGGACGGGCGCTGGTGGCGGGCAAGACGGTGGCCCAGGTGCGCGCCATGGAGGGCTTCCCCAAGGAGAGCCTCTTCATCGGCGTGGTGGATCCGGAGGGGCACACGGCGGTGCCCGATGGAAACACCCTCTTGCGCGCCGGGCACACCGTCATCCTCGTGGCACGCCGCGCCCAACTGGCGCAGGTGGTGGACTTTCTCACGGCGGAGCCCTCGCTGGCCGCCAGCATCACCCCGCTCACGCAGGCCCTGCGCAAGGTGGACTTCCTCACGCCGCTGAGCGACGAGCACCTGGCGGGGGTGGCCCGGGGGGCGGAGTTCCTCCAGCGGCCCGCGGGCGCGGAGATCTTCAAGCGGGGAGATCCGGGCGAGACCTTCTTCGTGGTGCTGGCCGGCGAGGTGAAGCTGGTGGGCGACGGAGGCCAGGTGATGGGAATGGTGGGCCCGGGCGGCTTCTTCGGCGAACTGGCGCTGCTCACCGGCGAGCCGCGCATGGCCACGGCCCTGGCCTCCAGCGCGTGCGAGCTGGCGGCGGTGGGGCGCGAGGATTTCCGGGGCATGGTGATGGCCAACCCCTCGGTGGCGCTGGAGATGAGCCGCATCCTCGGCCAGCGCCTCTCGCGCGCCCAAGTCGGGACGCCCACCGCCAAACGAAAAGGGATCTTCGGACGCTGA
- a CDS encoding glutathione S-transferase family protein, which translates to MIKLYQYAPSGNCYKVRLLLHQLGLPFETVEMDLLAGAAQTPEFKAKNPAARVPTVELEPGVFLAESNAILWYFAEGTPFIPTGRRERARMLQWMFFEQYSHEPYIAVLRAWHSLFGVPMGKEHEVEERTRKGYAALDVMEGHLQQHPFFAGEHYSLADIALYAYTHVAHEGRFDLSGYPALHAWFERIRAQPRHLLITDSAIARAYGKGTSPP; encoded by the coding sequence ATGATCAAGCTCTACCAGTACGCACCTTCCGGAAATTGCTACAAGGTCCGCCTGCTGCTGCACCAGCTCGGCCTCCCCTTTGAAACAGTGGAGATGGACCTGCTGGCCGGCGCGGCCCAGACGCCCGAGTTCAAGGCCAAGAACCCCGCGGCCCGGGTGCCCACCGTGGAGTTGGAGCCCGGTGTCTTCCTCGCCGAGTCCAACGCCATCCTCTGGTACTTCGCGGAAGGAACGCCCTTCATTCCCACCGGCCGGCGGGAGCGCGCACGGATGCTCCAGTGGATGTTCTTCGAGCAGTACAGCCACGAGCCCTACATCGCCGTGTTGCGCGCATGGCACTCCTTGTTCGGTGTGCCCATGGGCAAGGAGCACGAAGTCGAAGAGCGCACCCGCAAGGGCTATGCTGCTTTGGACGTCATGGAGGGGCATTTGCAACAACACCCCTTCTTCGCCGGTGAGCATTACAGCCTCGCTGACATCGCACTGTATGCTTACACGCACGTGGCGCACGAAGGACGCTTTGACTTGAGCGGCTACCCGGCACTCCACGCGTGGTTCGAGCGAATCCGCGCCCAACCCAGACACCTTCTCATCACCGACAGCGCAATCGCACGCGCGTACGGCAAAGGTACGAGCCCCCCATGA
- a CDS encoding cation:proton antiporter, protein MHLEMPVIIGLMVVAIIVAIAAKRASLPYNVALVVGGLLISVSGLLPGIPPLSAEVVFLVCLPALLFEGGITADLANVRANAVPIALLATLGMVLAIGATGATLHWSLALAWGPALLLGSVLAVTDTVSILYAFRRAPVPQRLSGIMQGESLFNDGTALVVYAAISAVVAGGHSPSLALIGGRVVLASLGGAVIGLSLGLLASFVIRRTEDPLAEIMATTALAFASFAAAEQFHLSGAIAGVTAGLTVGGTLRRDVSPQSQVAIHTFWEYAAFGVNTFLFLSMGLSTPPETLLAYMPQTLIAVVCIFIGRAVAIYRPFLLLRWVRPAEAIPLRWQHVFLVGNIKGAISIGLVLGLPANTPSRELLVAIAFGVTFLSLVGQGLMLGGFLRRMGLLEQDPVAFEVAEQQARLIASRAAHHELETLHGQGLIPRAAYDHLRGDYQVNIARAERELRRINEQHLAQGARSLITVRRRLIDAERTALLGARRNGLIPEATAEEMLARLDERTLELEHALRGTSHGEPGGGSKTS, encoded by the coding sequence GTGCACTTGGAGATGCCCGTCATTATTGGCCTGATGGTCGTGGCCATCATCGTGGCCATCGCCGCCAAGCGCGCGAGCCTTCCCTACAACGTGGCGCTGGTGGTGGGTGGGCTCCTCATCTCCGTGAGCGGCCTGCTGCCCGGAATCCCCCCGCTGAGCGCGGAGGTGGTGTTCCTGGTCTGCCTGCCCGCGCTGCTCTTCGAGGGGGGCATCACCGCGGACCTGGCCAACGTGCGCGCCAACGCGGTGCCCATCGCGCTCCTGGCCACGCTGGGGATGGTGCTGGCCATCGGGGCCACGGGCGCGACGCTGCACTGGTCCCTGGCGCTGGCATGGGGGCCCGCGTTGCTGCTGGGCTCCGTGCTGGCCGTCACGGACACCGTCTCCATCCTGTACGCCTTCCGCCGCGCCCCGGTGCCCCAGCGGCTGTCCGGTATCATGCAGGGCGAGAGCCTCTTCAATGATGGCACGGCGCTCGTCGTCTATGCCGCCATCAGCGCGGTGGTGGCCGGGGGACACAGCCCCTCGCTGGCGCTGATCGGCGGCCGGGTGGTGCTGGCCAGTCTGGGCGGGGCCGTCATCGGCCTGTCCCTGGGCCTGCTGGCCAGCTTCGTCATCCGCCGCACCGAGGATCCCCTGGCCGAAATCATGGCCACCACGGCGCTGGCCTTCGCCTCCTTCGCCGCCGCCGAACAGTTCCACCTCTCGGGCGCCATCGCGGGCGTCACCGCCGGGTTGACGGTGGGTGGCACGCTGCGCCGGGACGTGTCCCCCCAGAGCCAGGTGGCCATTCACACCTTCTGGGAGTACGCCGCCTTCGGGGTGAACACCTTCCTCTTCCTGTCGATGGGGCTCTCCACGCCGCCGGAGACGCTGCTGGCGTACATGCCGCAGACGCTCATCGCCGTGGTGTGCATCTTCATCGGCCGCGCGGTGGCCATCTATCGTCCCTTCCTGCTGCTGCGCTGGGTGCGCCCCGCCGAGGCCATCCCCCTGCGCTGGCAGCACGTGTTCCTGGTGGGCAACATCAAGGGCGCCATCTCCATCGGCCTGGTGCTCGGGTTGCCGGCGAACACCCCCTCGCGCGAACTGCTGGTGGCCATCGCCTTCGGCGTCACCTTCCTGTCGCTGGTGGGCCAGGGGCTGATGCTGGGCGGGTTCCTGCGGCGCATGGGCCTGCTGGAGCAGGATCCTGTGGCCTTCGAGGTGGCCGAGCAACAGGCGCGCCTCATCGCCAGCCGGGCCGCGCACCACGAGTTGGAGACGCTGCACGGTCAGGGGCTCATCCCCCGGGCGGCGTATGACCACCTGCGCGGGGACTACCAGGTGAACATCGCCCGGGCGGAGCGGGAGCTGCGGCGGATCAACGAGCAGCACCTGGCCCAGGGGGCCCGGAGCCTCATCACCGTGCGGCGCCGCCTCATCGACGCCGAGCGCACCGCCCTGCTGGGGGCGCGGCGCAACGGGCTCATCCCCGAGGCCACCGCGGAGGAGATGCTCGCGCGGCTGGATGAACGGACGTTGGAGCTGGAACACGCACTGCGCGGCACCTCGCATGGGGAGCCCGGCGGAGGGAGCAAGACCTCATGA
- a CDS encoding cupin domain-containing protein, which produces MTSSNAVRARRMNVCSPGTIQDISQLVSLGAPENLGGKTLGGRPEIFTRVDFRAGPMTAGLFMATQGRVEVTFPFTEHATILEGEVTLTDESGQTHTYRPGDSYFIQQGQVVIWEVHCERVIKSFFNISEHGAE; this is translated from the coding sequence ATGACCTCGAGCAATGCGGTACGTGCGCGCCGGATGAACGTGTGCTCACCTGGGACCATCCAGGACATTTCTCAGCTCGTTTCATTGGGCGCGCCCGAGAACCTCGGGGGCAAGACCCTGGGAGGCCGGCCGGAAATTTTCACGCGCGTTGATTTCCGAGCGGGGCCGATGACCGCGGGGCTCTTCATGGCGACCCAGGGGCGGGTGGAGGTGACGTTCCCCTTCACCGAGCACGCCACCATCCTGGAGGGCGAGGTCACCCTCACCGATGAAAGTGGACAGACCCACACGTACCGGCCCGGGGACAGCTACTTCATCCAGCAGGGCCAGGTGGTCATCTGGGAAGTGCACTGCGAGCGCGTCATCAAATCGTTCTTCAACATCTCCGAGCACGGCGCGGAGTAG
- a CDS encoding phospholipase D-like domain-containing protein, whose product MKRILEPGRNCWTQAEAHDAGVLVDGRDYYQAFYREALRAKSYIAIAGWQFDSDVSLLRGEDARQASGELRMLPLLRALCEKNPDLHVYILAWDFNVLLAMEREWMQHTLFNGHSERLSFRFDASAPLYAAHHQKLVLIDGRVAFTGGMDICDCRWDDRSHPARSTLRCDNGRDPHGPYHDVQAVLTGPVVETLAELFEARWFNSGGGTLRLPPPVSRDDVDLKPTVPLLPGPVAICRTFGKTLVPFQEQVQEIRELYLDAIDAAEHFLYFENQYFSSRILFDALVRRMRAKDRSRLNIVFILPRMPEALREQLAMGVAQVRLLRLLKRVAAETGHSVGVYCSVSRDDEGKDVYTYVHSKLLVVDDCFLTLGSANTTNRSLGVDSELNLAWEAPEEDGQPLCRAIRRLRVSLMSELSGLGRVADLRRLARTDGLVAFLDAVAARGQARLRPHPLETVVDQNPFFKPLVPEELVFDPEDTLVDESLFESLKQEQSLVASGVRFLARWFGSLPERPHPASLPAVNLLPHEPQ is encoded by the coding sequence TTGAAACGCATCCTGGAACCCGGACGCAACTGCTGGACACAGGCCGAAGCGCATGACGCGGGAGTGCTCGTCGACGGACGGGACTACTACCAGGCATTTTACCGCGAAGCGCTCCGGGCCAAGAGCTACATCGCCATCGCCGGATGGCAGTTCGACAGCGATGTGTCGTTGCTGCGAGGCGAGGATGCCCGCCAGGCCTCGGGCGAGCTGAGGATGCTCCCGCTGCTGCGAGCGCTGTGTGAAAAAAATCCGGACCTCCACGTCTACATCTTGGCGTGGGACTTCAACGTGCTGCTCGCGATGGAACGCGAATGGATGCAGCACACGCTCTTCAATGGGCACAGCGAGCGGCTGTCCTTCCGCTTCGATGCCTCGGCGCCCCTCTATGCGGCCCACCACCAGAAGCTCGTCCTCATCGATGGGCGGGTGGCCTTCACCGGGGGCATGGACATCTGCGACTGCCGCTGGGATGACCGCAGCCACCCGGCGCGCTCCACGCTGCGCTGTGACAATGGCAGAGATCCCCACGGCCCCTACCACGACGTGCAGGCGGTGCTCACGGGCCCCGTGGTGGAGACGCTGGCGGAGCTGTTCGAGGCACGCTGGTTCAACTCCGGTGGCGGCACGCTGCGCCTGCCTCCGCCCGTGTCGCGCGACGACGTGGACCTGAAGCCCACGGTGCCGCTGTTGCCCGGACCGGTGGCCATCTGCCGCACCTTCGGCAAGACGCTGGTGCCCTTCCAGGAGCAGGTGCAGGAGATCCGCGAGCTCTACCTGGATGCCATCGACGCGGCCGAGCACTTCCTCTACTTCGAGAACCAGTACTTCTCCTCGCGCATTCTCTTCGATGCGCTGGTGCGCCGCATGCGCGCGAAGGACCGGAGCCGGCTGAACATCGTCTTCATCCTGCCGCGGATGCCCGAGGCGCTGCGCGAGCAGCTCGCCATGGGCGTGGCCCAGGTCCGCCTGTTGCGCCTGTTGAAGCGCGTGGCGGCGGAGACGGGCCACTCGGTGGGCGTCTACTGCTCGGTGTCGCGCGATGACGAGGGCAAGGACGTCTATACCTACGTCCACTCGAAGCTGCTCGTGGTGGATGACTGCTTCCTCACGCTCGGCTCGGCGAACACCACCAACCGCAGCCTCGGGGTGGACTCGGAGCTGAACCTGGCCTGGGAGGCTCCAGAGGAGGACGGCCAGCCCTTGTGCCGGGCCATCCGCCGGCTTCGGGTGAGCTTGATGTCGGAGCTCAGTGGCCTGGGGCGCGTGGCGGACCTGCGCCGGCTGGCGCGCACGGACGGGCTCGTGGCCTTTCTCGACGCGGTGGCGGCCCGCGGCCAAGCGCGCCTGCGCCCGCACCCGCTGGAGACGGTGGTGGACCAGAACCCGTTCTTCAAGCCGCTGGTGCCCGAGGAGCTCGTCTTTGATCCGGAGGACACGCTGGTGGACGAGAGCCTCTTCGAGTCGCTGAAGCAGGAGCAGAGCCTGGTGGCCTCCGGGGTCCGTTTCCTCGCGCGGTGGTTCGGAAGCCTCCCGGAGCGGCCGCACCCCGCGAGCCTTCCGGCGGTGAACCTGCTTCCGCACGAGCCACAGTAA